The following proteins are encoded in a genomic region of Cyclonatronum proteinivorum:
- a CDS encoding DUF6088 family protein — MKRPQVESKIASALGSIPKGSILFVDDFLDYGARESVKKALFRLNEKGVLNRLAHGIYLYPETDEQFGILYPSTEEIAKAIARRDKARIIPTGVQALNKLGLSAQVPMKVAYLTDGTARTVKIGKRTIAFKKTSPKNLLLKGEISTLAIQALKTIGRNSLDEKTTQKIKVVLKNENRENIISDAKLAPEWITKILMQVVS, encoded by the coding sequence ATGAAAAGACCTCAAGTAGAAAGTAAAATTGCAAGCGCTTTAGGGAGTATTCCCAAAGGAAGTATTCTCTTCGTTGATGATTTTTTGGATTACGGTGCAAGAGAAAGCGTAAAAAAAGCCTTATTTCGTCTCAACGAAAAAGGTGTTCTGAATCGATTGGCTCACGGAATATACCTTTACCCTGAAACTGACGAACAATTTGGCATACTTTACCCGTCAACTGAAGAAATTGCAAAGGCAATAGCCAGACGCGACAAAGCGAGAATTATTCCTACAGGTGTTCAGGCACTTAATAAGTTGGGCTTATCAGCTCAGGTTCCTATGAAAGTCGCCTATTTGACGGACGGAACTGCACGGACGGTAAAGATTGGTAAGCGAACCATCGCTTTTAAAAAAACAAGTCCTAAAAACCTATTGCTCAAGGGTGAGATAAGTACCCTCGCAATTCAGGCCCTTAAAACCATAGGCCGAAACAGTTTGGATGAAAAAACAACCCAAAAAATTAAGGTTGTATTGAAAAATGAAAACAGAGAAAACATAATCAGTGACGCCAAACTCGCTCCCGAATGGATCACTAAAATTTTAATGCAGGTAGTGTCATGA
- a CDS encoding DinB family protein → MKLRSYAEWEASCKSCLKDAREITRQMDHDAFNWKPSPNKWSAAECLEHLNMSASKMLPILDTALRKGASNQITGEPPFETGFIGAWFLRGSGPSGKPVPAPAVYKPAQSSYTKEKILGRFEALQQDYQRLLGFSQRHELDLSRIYARSAFTPLLRFNAATWFQAMPGHQQRHLSQIRRLTASPDFPAA, encoded by the coding sequence ATGAAACTGAGAAGCTATGCCGAGTGGGAGGCGTCCTGCAAAAGCTGCCTGAAGGATGCCCGGGAAATTACCCGTCAGATGGACCATGATGCGTTTAACTGGAAACCATCTCCAAACAAATGGTCAGCGGCGGAGTGTCTTGAACATCTGAATATGAGTGCTTCCAAAATGCTGCCGATTCTGGACACAGCGCTACGGAAAGGAGCTTCAAACCAAATAACCGGAGAGCCGCCTTTTGAGACCGGTTTTATCGGCGCATGGTTTCTGAGAGGCTCCGGGCCTTCCGGGAAGCCGGTTCCGGCACCCGCTGTGTACAAGCCGGCGCAATCATCCTACACAAAGGAGAAAATCCTTGGCCGCTTTGAGGCGTTACAGCAAGACTATCAGCGCCTGCTTGGTTTTAGTCAGCGGCACGAACTTGATCTGAGCCGGATTTACGCCCGTTCGGCCTTCACCCCATTACTGCGATTCAATGCGGCGACCTGGTTTCAGGCCATGCCGGGACATCAGCAACGGCATTTGTCACAAATCAGGCGACTCACCGCTTCGCCGGATTTTCCCGCTGCCTGA
- a CDS encoding nucleotidyl transferase AbiEii/AbiGii toxin family protein — protein sequence MNTSWLKLLPARRVQILNNASELTGLPAAAIEKDWWVSLCLNASFNLPYSEHLVFKGGTSLSKGWGLIERFSEDIDLAIDRSFFGYHGDLSKSQINRANENENN from the coding sequence ATGAATACCAGTTGGTTAAAGTTGTTACCTGCAAGACGGGTTCAGATTCTTAATAACGCTTCAGAGTTAACAGGTTTACCAGCTGCAGCCATTGAAAAAGATTGGTGGGTGTCATTATGCTTAAATGCTTCTTTCAATTTGCCTTACAGTGAGCACCTGGTATTCAAGGGTGGTACTTCTCTGAGCAAAGGCTGGGGTTTGATTGAGCGGTTTTCAGAAGATATTGATTTGGCCATTGACCGTAGTTTCTTTGGATACCATGGAGATTTGAGTAAGTCTCAGATCAATCGCGCAAACGAGAATGAAAATAATTGA
- a CDS encoding DUF2188 domain-containing protein — protein MEPIKAKPRVHVIKRDKGWAVKIEGAQRALRVFKSKEQAIKVAEMTGKDSGDVVIHKKDGSIQKWIKAEA, from the coding sequence ATGGAACCAATAAAAGCTAAACCAAGGGTACATGTTATCAAGCGCGACAAAGGCTGGGCTGTAAAAATAGAAGGGGCTCAGAGAGCGCTAAGGGTATTCAAATCCAAAGAGCAAGCCATTAAAGTCGCTGAAATGACAGGTAAAGACAGCGGGGATGTCGTCATCCACAAAAAAGATGGTTCTATTCAGAAATGGATTAAAGCAGAAGCATAG
- a CDS encoding T9SS type A sorting domain-containing protein has product MSTFRKWCVLTALILIAVCLTKPAHAMAEAAPSADTDKLVYSYFITDPLTEIHIAVITRASAAVNFEYRKAGDTAWVSHGFTRNAAVPGISRVLREVHLTQLRPDTRYEIRFSAGADSPVFSFQTLPKTLDAPLSIVSGGDLFHNAALMTPVTAAAARDNPMLAAIGGDWAYADGNPEKVWRWLELFRVWMEHMVTPDGRMVPFVPGIGNHEVVGGYGTDPGLAPLYFTFFNLPDKRAWFTLDAGDYLSLIMLDTNHTSRIDGPQREWLRAELERLRDVPHVFPVYHVPAWPSFRPLTNAHSQQVRDHWVPLFEQHGIQLAFENHDHTFKRTKPIRMNQVDPTGVVYVGDGSWGVSTRRANDIRQRWWLEKVTDDHHYWHLLLLPDTRMVTARNEHYQIIDSFEQRIPLEDGMPVLPGREALPEGIFLYQNYPNPFNAGTVIRFMVPDEYNQKPLRLELFNTGGQRVATLYNGPVAAGMQQLVFDPSRYALSSGTYVYKLQIGGQVRSRQMQLVK; this is encoded by the coding sequence ATGAGTACTTTCCGAAAATGGTGCGTGCTTACTGCGCTGATTCTGATAGCTGTATGCCTCACGAAACCCGCCCATGCGATGGCCGAAGCCGCGCCATCCGCCGATACCGATAAACTTGTGTACAGCTATTTTATCACCGATCCGCTCACGGAAATTCACATAGCCGTCATTACGCGCGCGTCCGCAGCGGTAAACTTTGAATACCGCAAAGCCGGAGACACGGCATGGGTCTCGCACGGGTTTACGCGAAATGCCGCAGTTCCGGGCATAAGCCGCGTGCTGCGGGAAGTGCACCTCACACAGCTTCGCCCCGACACCCGCTACGAAATCCGGTTCTCAGCCGGAGCAGACAGCCCGGTATTCAGCTTTCAGACCCTGCCAAAAACCCTCGACGCCCCGCTCAGTATCGTGAGCGGCGGAGATCTGTTCCACAATGCCGCGCTCATGACACCCGTAACAGCAGCGGCTGCCCGCGATAACCCCATGCTCGCAGCCATAGGCGGCGACTGGGCTTACGCCGACGGCAACCCGGAAAAAGTCTGGCGGTGGCTCGAACTTTTCCGGGTGTGGATGGAACACATGGTGACCCCCGACGGCAGAATGGTTCCTTTTGTACCGGGTATCGGCAACCATGAAGTAGTGGGCGGATACGGAACCGACCCCGGGCTTGCGCCCCTTTATTTCACCTTCTTCAACCTTCCCGATAAACGGGCCTGGTTCACCCTCGACGCCGGCGACTACCTCAGCCTCATCATGCTCGATACCAACCATACGAGCCGCATAGACGGGCCGCAGCGGGAGTGGCTGCGCGCGGAGCTCGAACGGCTCCGCGACGTGCCGCACGTATTTCCGGTCTATCATGTGCCGGCATGGCCTTCATTCCGTCCGCTCACCAACGCACATTCGCAGCAGGTGCGCGATCACTGGGTTCCGCTGTTCGAACAGCACGGCATTCAGCTTGCCTTCGAAAACCACGATCACACCTTCAAGCGCACCAAACCCATTCGCATGAATCAGGTTGACCCGACCGGTGTGGTGTATGTCGGGGATGGCTCATGGGGCGTATCAACACGCCGGGCAAACGACATCCGGCAGCGCTGGTGGCTCGAAAAAGTCACCGACGATCATCACTACTGGCACCTGTTGCTGTTGCCCGACACCCGCATGGTAACCGCAAGAAACGAGCACTATCAGATCATCGACAGCTTTGAACAGCGCATACCGCTTGAAGACGGCATGCCGGTTTTGCCGGGCCGTGAAGCCCTGCCCGAAGGCATTTTTCTCTATCAGAACTACCCCAACCCCTTCAACGCCGGCACCGTCATACGCTTCATGGTGCCTGATGAGTACAACCAAAAACCCCTACGGCTCGAACTGTTCAATACCGGCGGTCAGCGCGTCGCAACGCTCTACAACGGGCCGGTTGCGGCGGGCATGCAGCAGCTTGTTTTTGATCCGTCAAGGTATGCCCTAAGCTCCGGCACCTATGTGTACAAACTTCAGATAGGCGGACAGGTCCGAAGCAGGCAAATGCAGCTTGTAAAATAG
- a CDS encoding CDP-alcohol phosphatidyltransferase family protein translates to MTITPVTYLNLPNALSLSRLLGVPFLFWLLYAGELNTFLGLYVALGLTDFLDGKAARYLKQESEFGAHLDAAADFVFYLSSAWFFYVLFPHYLGPNMLYLQLLLGLFFSSIVLSLLKFRRVLFLHTWLSKLGGAAIFIAMIASFFMDTTLVFRAVILIYAIGFTEVILIYLIHGEVHPDIRSIFRPRF, encoded by the coding sequence ATGACCATAACACCTGTTACCTACCTGAATCTTCCGAACGCCCTGTCGCTCAGCCGCCTGCTGGGCGTTCCTTTTTTATTCTGGCTGCTGTATGCCGGGGAGCTCAACACCTTTCTTGGTTTGTATGTCGCCCTGGGCCTTACGGACTTCCTGGACGGCAAGGCAGCCCGCTACCTGAAACAGGAGTCCGAGTTTGGCGCACACCTTGATGCCGCTGCCGATTTCGTGTTCTACCTTTCTTCGGCCTGGTTCTTTTATGTGCTCTTTCCGCATTATCTTGGGCCGAACATGCTGTATCTTCAGCTGCTGCTCGGGCTGTTTTTTTCGAGTATTGTGCTCTCTTTACTCAAATTCCGCAGGGTGCTGTTTCTGCATACCTGGCTGAGCAAGCTGGGCGGCGCTGCTATTTTCATTGCCATGATCGCTTCCTTTTTCATGGATACCACCCTTGTTTTCCGGGCTGTAATCCTGATTTATGCGATCGGCTTCACCGAAGTTATTCTTATCTATCTGATTCACGGCGAGGTGCACCCGGATATCCGCAGCATTTTCAGGCCGCGTTTTTAG
- a CDS encoding T9SS type A sorting domain-containing protein codes for MLAAIFGFAEAGAQQAEVPQQENPPIYIAFHWHMHQPIYWPYESVVETEARGAYSFSLKEVHTSRTGPYTTWPANAVQKGISAGMPHFGAQVSFSGSLIENLEAARQAGWGFQNWRAPWLGAIAQQTSMGNPRIDMTGFGYHHPLMALTDYDDIRRQIQWHREIMAEYFPGEYSRGIFPPETAFSPRIIPALVDEGFEWVIVDNLHFERASEGAPLGDASGVKRPNRADVRNPNPGDWQQLSGLWAPTPVSMQWAHQPRFVSFTNPETGEESRIIAVPASRYLGEEDGRGGFGALQYEHVMSQFEAFNTDPNHPILLVLHHDGDNHGGGSESYYNHNFQNMVNWLQQNPERFVVTTIQDYLDRYPPNPSDVIHVQDGSWLGADAGDPEFKKWLGDPGSYPGADGPYSPDRNSWGVMTAAQNFVRTAAQINPNHPDTRRAWEFYLNGQASDYWYWDGTEMWDSHPSRAANQAVEKALSVVQNGPDQTPPSIFLPQRTPYNPGGIEWDSQGVMPSDFDIWTYVFDLSGLDYVHLRYRVSESPGISNANLTFAGGAGVGEWETLEMSGTFIPSITNPVPLHKAEEFRATITGLSEVMVDYYVEAADVHGNVSRSLIQHVWVGQTQGGGPGPGPDPDGPIVIEPAQPSVDDVITLTITNAPTTGRLHWGVNTWNQPIEAYWPDGTFLFGGTGPAVQTPLTQLDDGSLQLQFGPFNNPAQEVQNISFVINYDNDSWDNNNGQDYFISIAVPTATEPVSENPLAFRLHQNYPNPFNPVTVISYQLPEAAEVSLEVFNLQGQRVATLIADEHRHAGTHQHHFDGSSLSSGIYLYRLRAGSYTETRKMTLLK; via the coding sequence ATGTTAGCAGCCATCTTTGGTTTTGCGGAAGCCGGCGCTCAGCAGGCAGAAGTGCCGCAGCAGGAGAATCCGCCGATTTACATCGCCTTCCACTGGCACATGCATCAGCCAATTTACTGGCCGTATGAAAGCGTGGTCGAAACCGAAGCGCGGGGCGCATACAGTTTTTCGCTAAAGGAAGTGCATACGTCCCGAACCGGTCCCTACACCACCTGGCCGGCCAACGCGGTACAAAAAGGCATCAGCGCCGGTATGCCGCATTTTGGTGCGCAGGTCAGCTTTTCGGGATCACTGATCGAAAACCTGGAGGCCGCCCGACAGGCGGGCTGGGGATTTCAGAACTGGCGCGCACCCTGGCTGGGCGCTATTGCACAGCAGACATCCATGGGCAACCCCCGCATTGATATGACCGGCTTCGGCTACCATCATCCGCTCATGGCGCTTACGGATTATGACGATATCCGCCGTCAGATCCAGTGGCACCGTGAGATTATGGCCGAATATTTCCCCGGCGAATACAGCCGCGGCATCTTTCCGCCGGAGACCGCTTTCTCGCCCCGCATCATCCCTGCGCTGGTTGACGAGGGCTTCGAGTGGGTGATCGTCGATAACCTGCACTTCGAGCGGGCATCGGAGGGCGCCCCGCTGGGCGACGCCTCCGGGGTGAAGCGTCCCAACCGGGCCGATGTACGCAACCCCAACCCCGGCGACTGGCAGCAGCTCAGCGGCCTCTGGGCCCCTACGCCCGTTTCCATGCAGTGGGCACATCAGCCGCGCTTCGTATCCTTTACCAATCCCGAAACCGGCGAGGAAAGCCGCATCATCGCCGTTCCCGCCTCCCGCTATCTCGGCGAAGAGGACGGCCGCGGCGGCTTCGGAGCCCTGCAGTATGAGCACGTGATGAGTCAGTTCGAAGCTTTCAACACCGACCCCAACCATCCCATACTGTTGGTGCTGCACCACGACGGCGACAATCACGGCGGCGGCAGCGAGAGCTATTACAACCACAATTTCCAGAACATGGTGAACTGGCTGCAGCAAAACCCGGAGCGCTTTGTGGTTACCACTATTCAGGATTATCTCGACCGCTATCCGCCCAACCCGAGCGATGTCATCCATGTGCAGGACGGCAGCTGGCTGGGCGCAGACGCCGGCGATCCTGAGTTTAAGAAATGGCTGGGCGATCCGGGCAGCTACCCCGGCGCAGACGGCCCTTACAGCCCCGACCGCAACAGCTGGGGCGTGATGACCGCCGCCCAAAACTTCGTGCGCACCGCGGCGCAAATTAACCCCAATCACCCGGATACCCGCCGTGCATGGGAGTTCTACCTTAACGGACAGGCTTCCGACTACTGGTACTGGGATGGCACTGAAATGTGGGATTCCCACCCTTCGCGTGCAGCCAATCAGGCCGTTGAGAAAGCGCTCAGCGTGGTACAAAACGGCCCGGACCAAACCCCGCCCTCCATCTTTCTGCCGCAGCGTACCCCCTACAATCCCGGCGGCATCGAGTGGGACAGTCAGGGCGTGATGCCCTCCGATTTCGACATCTGGACCTACGTGTTCGATCTGAGCGGCCTTGATTATGTGCATTTACGCTACCGGGTATCGGAAAGCCCCGGCATCAGCAACGCAAACCTCACCTTCGCGGGCGGTGCGGGCGTAGGCGAGTGGGAAACCCTGGAGATGTCCGGCACCTTTATCCCGTCTATAACCAACCCGGTGCCCCTGCACAAAGCCGAGGAATTCCGCGCAACCATCACCGGCCTTTCTGAGGTCATGGTTGATTACTACGTCGAAGCCGCCGATGTGCACGGCAATGTGAGCCGGTCCCTGATTCAGCATGTCTGGGTCGGACAAACGCAGGGCGGCGGTCCCGGCCCGGGTCCTGATCCGGACGGCCCCATCGTGATAGAACCGGCACAGCCATCCGTTGATGATGTCATCACCCTTACCATCACCAACGCCCCCACGACCGGACGCCTGCACTGGGGCGTAAACACCTGGAATCAGCCGATCGAAGCCTACTGGCCTGACGGCACCTTTCTTTTTGGGGGCACAGGTCCTGCGGTGCAAACCCCGCTCACGCAGCTCGATGACGGTTCACTGCAGCTGCAGTTTGGCCCGTTTAACAACCCGGCGCAGGAAGTGCAGAATATATCCTTCGTCATCAATTATGACAACGACAGCTGGGATAACAACAACGGGCAGGATTATTTCATCAGCATCGCGGTACCGACGGCAACAGAGCCGGTCTCGGAAAACCCGCTGGCCTTCCGCCTCCATCAAAATTATCCCAATCCCTTTAACCCCGTTACCGTAATCAGTTATCAGCTGCCGGAAGCGGCTGAAGTCAGCCTCGAAGTCTTCAACCTGCAGGGGCAGCGGGTCGCAACCCTCATCGCTGACGAGCACCGCCATGCCGGAACCCATCAGCATCATTTCGACGGCAGCAGCCTCTCAAGTGGGATCTACCTCTACCGCCTGCGGGCCGGCAGTTACACCGAAACCCGCAAAATGACGCTTCTCAAATAA
- a CDS encoding endonuclease/exonuclease/phosphatase family protein, producing MHFRFHPPAFFYRLAAALVLIIFWALPPLFAQEYKLVVHNVENIFDIDGIAVYSEYQPFDEDGNPLYRPEHLLTKIQKTSRLMARYNDGAGPDLIMFVEIESDFTPLPDFALHDPQEVLARYAHLTIEQMLTTHLDDEIADLPAEMLLLKGMHDHGLTGYDVAVAYERDADGRPVHAVKNVLFSRLPIQHERTRALPAGTARPTLEAWVDVHGHELALFVNHWRARASDAELELVRIENARVVRERLDALLAGNPQLDFILGGDFNSQYHQSHRYPYMEVTAVNDILRSVGDERGVKRGEVDGVYNLWYELPLDERGSDVFRGNWGTLMQLMIGTGLYDFEGVQYVDNSFAVGRWPGKNVYANSGAPRRWHFFGDGGGYSDHLPISMRFRVADADANEDAAFLTLENPGVNDDEDSFVIPVRYEMPERADVHFPDAYAGHDIRTAAFFDELFWIQADITDGFQVEVNGQLYDLWAPAFNVRQRFSSDAGSGEVVSFIGRLGKFRGNWQFVIESEAYINPDWE from the coding sequence ATGCATTTCAGATTTCACCCACCTGCTTTTTTTTATCGACTGGCTGCAGCCCTGGTACTGATCATTTTTTGGGCCCTTCCGCCGCTTTTTGCACAGGAGTACAAACTGGTCGTTCACAATGTGGAGAACATTTTTGACATCGATGGTATCGCGGTGTACAGCGAGTATCAGCCGTTCGATGAGGACGGCAACCCGCTGTACCGGCCCGAGCACCTGCTCACCAAAATTCAGAAAACGAGCCGGCTCATGGCCCGTTACAACGACGGTGCCGGTCCTGACCTGATCATGTTTGTAGAAATTGAGAGTGATTTCACGCCTCTGCCCGATTTTGCGCTGCACGACCCGCAGGAAGTTCTCGCGCGCTACGCGCACCTGACCATCGAACAGATGCTGACCACGCACCTTGATGACGAAATCGCCGATCTGCCGGCCGAAATGCTGCTGCTCAAAGGCATGCACGATCACGGGCTTACGGGCTACGATGTGGCCGTCGCCTATGAACGGGACGCAGACGGGCGTCCGGTGCATGCGGTTAAAAACGTGTTGTTTTCGCGGCTGCCCATTCAGCACGAACGCACCCGCGCTCTGCCTGCCGGCACCGCACGCCCTACGCTGGAAGCCTGGGTTGATGTGCACGGGCACGAGCTCGCGCTTTTTGTGAATCACTGGCGCGCAAGGGCTTCAGATGCCGAACTGGAGCTCGTCCGCATTGAAAACGCGCGGGTTGTGCGCGAACGGCTTGATGCGCTGCTGGCCGGAAATCCACAGCTGGACTTCATCCTGGGCGGCGACTTCAACAGTCAGTACCATCAGTCGCACCGGTACCCGTACATGGAAGTCACAGCGGTGAACGACATCCTGCGCTCGGTTGGCGATGAGCGCGGCGTGAAGCGGGGCGAGGTTGATGGCGTGTACAATCTCTGGTATGAGCTACCGCTGGATGAGCGCGGTTCGGATGTTTTTCGCGGCAACTGGGGCACGCTTATGCAGCTCATGATTGGCACCGGCTTGTACGATTTCGAGGGCGTGCAGTACGTGGATAACAGTTTTGCGGTTGGCCGCTGGCCCGGTAAAAACGTGTATGCCAACAGCGGCGCCCCAAGGCGCTGGCACTTCTTTGGGGATGGCGGCGGCTACTCCGATCACCTGCCCATCAGCATGCGGTTCCGTGTAGCTGACGCAGATGCCAATGAAGACGCGGCTTTTCTCACCCTTGAAAATCCGGGTGTTAATGATGACGAGGACAGCTTTGTTATTCCGGTGCGCTATGAAATGCCGGAGCGCGCAGACGTTCATTTCCCGGATGCTTACGCCGGTCATGACATCCGCACAGCTGCTTTTTTTGATGAGCTTTTCTGGATTCAGGCCGACATTACGGACGGCTTTCAGGTGGAGGTGAACGGGCAGCTGTATGACCTTTGGGCACCGGCTTTCAATGTGCGGCAGCGGTTTTCGTCAGATGCGGGCAGCGGGGAGGTGGTCAGCTTCATCGGTCGACTCGGCAAATTCCGGGGCAACTGGCAGTTTGTAATTGAAAGCGAGGCGTATATCAATCCCGATTGGGAGTAG
- a CDS encoding amidohydrolase, with product MTNFSLCRIFLWILFISSFTFLFSCSSPDQSPDLIITNAHIVTVDESLPEAEALAVRNGIIIAVGDAGSISEMAGRDTEIIDAGGRLLTPGFIDAHAHFWGVGSLRLQLDLLGKPSWQSIVDAVAAAVEQAEPGDLIVGRGWHQNDWLEAPARMIGDLPHHEKLSAVSPNNPVILTHASGHMTFANAYAMQVLGITSDTADPAGGEIVREVNGDPAGPFRQRASNLLAPLRNNWEPDMAEVVRMAEREALGLGITTFGDAGTPVHHIREMMRVHREDPLMVRLHLMVRDRTEVMTEALPELAGAIEGDPFFRVSGIKRAIDGALGTHGAWMLEPYADNPGTTGFNTTPLETIREAGELALEHGLQLAVHAIGDRGNREALDLYEALFEEHGVYGPYLRWRIEHAQNLHPDDVPRFSQLGVIASMQGVHATSDGPWVAQRISEARAQRGAYVWRTLLDSGAVIINGTDAPVERLNPMHSFHSSVTRLMPTGDVFFSEQVMTREEALRSYTLDSAYGIFREHDLGSLTPGKLADFVVWDGDFMRGDADAIRDILPVMTFVGGELVFEAE from the coding sequence ATGACCAACTTTTCTCTTTGCCGAATCTTTCTTTGGATACTCTTCATAAGTAGCTTTACATTCCTCTTCTCCTGCAGCAGTCCCGACCAATCCCCCGATCTCATCATCACGAATGCGCACATCGTTACGGTTGATGAAAGCCTGCCTGAGGCGGAGGCACTTGCCGTTCGGAACGGGATCATCATCGCCGTTGGCGATGCCGGCAGCATATCAGAAATGGCCGGGCGCGACACAGAAATTATTGACGCCGGGGGACGCCTTCTTACCCCCGGTTTCATTGACGCGCATGCGCATTTTTGGGGCGTCGGAAGCCTTCGGCTGCAGCTCGATTTGTTGGGCAAGCCGAGCTGGCAGAGTATTGTGGACGCGGTTGCCGCGGCCGTCGAGCAGGCCGAGCCGGGCGACCTGATCGTAGGGCGCGGCTGGCATCAAAACGACTGGCTGGAAGCGCCGGCGCGCATGATCGGAGACCTTCCCCATCACGAAAAGCTGAGCGCGGTTTCCCCGAACAATCCGGTGATTCTCACGCATGCGAGCGGGCACATGACCTTCGCAAATGCGTACGCAATGCAGGTGTTAGGTATCACTTCAGATACAGCTGACCCCGCAGGTGGCGAAATCGTACGCGAAGTAAACGGCGATCCCGCGGGGCCGTTTCGTCAGCGGGCTTCCAACTTGCTCGCGCCCCTGCGCAATAACTGGGAGCCGGATATGGCGGAAGTCGTTCGCATGGCCGAGCGCGAAGCCCTGGGGCTGGGTATCACTACTTTTGGTGACGCCGGTACCCCGGTCCATCATATTCGCGAAATGATGCGGGTACATCGCGAAGACCCGCTTATGGTTCGGCTGCACCTGATGGTCCGCGACCGCACCGAAGTGATGACCGAAGCCCTGCCCGAGCTCGCAGGGGCTATTGAGGGCGATCCGTTTTTTCGGGTGAGCGGTATCAAACGCGCGATTGACGGTGCACTGGGCACGCATGGCGCCTGGATGCTTGAGCCTTATGCCGACAACCCGGGCACAACGGGCTTCAACACAACGCCGCTTGAAACCATCCGCGAGGCCGGTGAACTGGCGCTCGAGCACGGCCTGCAACTGGCCGTTCACGCTATCGGCGACCGCGGCAACCGGGAGGCCCTTGACCTGTACGAAGCGCTCTTTGAAGAGCACGGGGTGTATGGTCCTTACCTGCGCTGGCGCATAGAGCACGCGCAGAACCTGCACCCCGACGATGTGCCGCGCTTCAGTCAGCTCGGCGTGATCGCTTCCATGCAGGGCGTGCACGCAACTTCAGACGGACCCTGGGTTGCGCAGCGGATTTCGGAAGCAAGGGCGCAGCGCGGCGCGTACGTCTGGCGCACCTTGCTGGATAGCGGCGCAGTGATCATTAATGGTACGGATGCACCGGTTGAGCGTCTCAACCCTATGCACAGCTTCCACAGCTCGGTAACCCGCCTTATGCCGACCGGAGACGTGTTTTTCAGCGAACAGGTTATGACCCGTGAAGAAGCCCTGCGCAGCTATACGCTCGACAGCGCATACGGGATCTTCCGCGAACATGATCTCGGCTCACTTACCCCGGGAAAACTCGCTGATTTTGTAGTCTGGGATGGTGATTTTATGCGGGGTGATGCAGATGCCATTCGCGACATCCTGCCGGTGATGACCTTCGTGGGTGGTGAACTTGTCTTTGAAGCTGAGTAA